The following coding sequences lie in one Mycobacterium sp. Z3061 genomic window:
- a CDS encoding GntR family transcriptional regulator, which produces MAEAVPIQGARADRARRTADVLRQQIHAGAYADGLPAENVLAAEFLVSRNTIREALAVLKNEGLIDRGPRVGTHVAQRKYEHGLNTLLGLKETFKNQGEVRNEIRAGMLVAAPPSVARRLRLRAGEHAVFIERLRYLGNLPLSLDLTYLVPDIGTQILGHPLEDNDLFALIERVSGQKLGSASLALEAIPADAHSAATLQVPDGAPLLMLERLTSLDDGRPVDLEYIRMRGDRITMRGSLIRSKP; this is translated from the coding sequence GTGGCCGAAGCAGTGCCGATCCAGGGAGCCCGGGCCGACCGGGCGCGCCGCACTGCCGACGTGTTGCGTCAGCAAATCCACGCCGGTGCCTACGCTGACGGCTTGCCCGCGGAGAACGTGTTGGCCGCGGAATTCCTGGTGTCGCGCAACACCATTCGGGAGGCGCTCGCGGTGCTGAAGAACGAGGGGCTGATCGACCGCGGACCCAGGGTCGGCACCCACGTGGCGCAGCGCAAGTACGAGCACGGCCTCAACACCCTGCTGGGGCTCAAGGAAACCTTCAAGAACCAGGGCGAAGTACGCAACGAGATACGGGCGGGGATGCTGGTGGCCGCGCCCCCTTCGGTCGCCCGCCGGCTCCGGCTGCGGGCAGGTGAACACGCGGTGTTCATCGAGCGGCTGCGGTATCTCGGTAACCTGCCGCTCAGCCTCGACTTGACCTATCTCGTCCCCGACATCGGCACCCAGATCCTGGGGCACCCGCTGGAAGACAACGACCTGTTCGCGCTCATCGAACGGGTGAGCGGACAGAAGCTGGGCTCGGCGTCGTTGGCGCTGGAGGCCATTCCCGCCGACGCGCACTCGGCGGCCACGCTGCAAGTGCCTGACGGTGCACCGCTGTTGATGCTGGAGCGGCTCACCAGCCTCGACGACGGCAGGCCCGTCGACCTGGAATACATCCGCATGCGCGGTGATCGAATCACCATGCGCGGCAGTCTCATTAGGAGCAAACCGTGA
- a CDS encoding ferredoxin family protein, translating into MTLVNNIRADVPVTVDESLCIDGCTLCVEVCPLDALAINPDTGKAFMHVDECWYCGPCAARCPTGAVTVNMPYLLR; encoded by the coding sequence GTGACGCTGGTCAACAACATCCGGGCCGACGTGCCGGTCACGGTAGACGAGTCGCTGTGTATCGACGGCTGCACTCTGTGCGTGGAGGTGTGCCCGCTGGACGCGCTGGCGATCAACCCCGACACGGGTAAGGCGTTCATGCATGTCGACGAATGCTGGTACTGCGGACCCTGCGCGGCGCGCTGCCCGACCGGCGCCGTCACCGTGAACATGCCCTATCTGCTGCGCTGA
- a CDS encoding ABC transporter substrate-binding protein — protein MTVAAITSGCSLESLAESSGVVSVVVGYQSKTINTVTAGTLLRAQGYLERRLSDITSRTGTRYAVRWQDYDTGAPITAQMLAEKIDIGSMGDYPLLINGSKTQPNPLARTEMVSVTGYSPKGALNMVVVSPDSPATTLAELAGAKVSASVGSAGHGTLVRALDKAGVAGVDVLNQQPQVGASALESGQVQALSQFVAWPGLLVYQNKGKLLYDGAELNVPTLHGVVVRRSYAGNHPEVLAAFLQAQLDATDFLNAKPLEAARIVAGASGLPPEVVYLYNGPGGTSFDTTLKPSLVDALKSDVPYLKSIGDFADLDIGGFVRDEPLRAVFGARGLEYDAARARTTNPSALAGDPALASELWLDGTDATQAIATPTALLQAIRAATARGAKVRAAYVPDTELGTRWFADKAVWVREGGDYRPFGTVAGARRYAAAHPGAVTVSYRQALGGSL, from the coding sequence ATGACCGTCGCCGCGATCACCTCCGGGTGCTCGCTGGAATCGCTGGCCGAATCTTCGGGTGTGGTCAGCGTCGTCGTCGGCTACCAGTCGAAAACCATCAATACCGTCACCGCCGGCACGCTGCTGCGCGCCCAGGGCTACCTCGAGCGCCGACTGTCGGATATCACCTCCCGCACCGGTACCAGGTACGCGGTCCGCTGGCAGGACTACGACACCGGCGCGCCGATCACCGCGCAGATGCTGGCCGAGAAGATCGACATCGGGTCCATGGGTGACTACCCCCTGCTGATCAACGGCTCCAAGACGCAACCGAACCCGCTGGCGCGCACCGAGATGGTGTCGGTCACCGGCTACAGCCCCAAGGGCGCGCTGAACATGGTTGTGGTGAGCCCGGATTCACCGGCGACCACGCTCGCCGAGTTGGCCGGGGCCAAGGTGTCGGCCAGCGTCGGGTCCGCAGGGCACGGCACCCTGGTACGCGCACTGGACAAGGCCGGGGTGGCGGGGGTCGATGTGCTCAACCAGCAACCGCAAGTCGGTGCCTCGGCGCTGGAATCCGGACAGGTACAAGCACTTTCACAATTCGTCGCTTGGCCCGGGCTGTTGGTGTACCAGAACAAGGGCAAATTGCTCTACGACGGCGCCGAATTGAACGTGCCCACGCTGCACGGTGTGGTGGTCCGGCGCTCATATGCCGGCAACCACCCGGAGGTGCTGGCCGCGTTCTTGCAGGCTCAACTGGACGCCACCGACTTTCTCAACGCCAAGCCGCTGGAAGCGGCGCGCATCGTCGCCGGCGCCAGCGGGTTGCCGCCCGAGGTCGTCTACCTCTACAACGGCCCGGGCGGCACATCATTCGACACCACGTTGAAGCCGTCACTGGTGGACGCACTGAAAAGTGATGTGCCGTACCTGAAGTCGATCGGTGACTTCGCCGACCTCGACATCGGCGGATTCGTCCGGGACGAACCACTGCGCGCGGTGTTCGGGGCCCGCGGACTGGAATACGACGCGGCGCGGGCGCGCACGACGAACCCGTCGGCCTTGGCCGGCGACCCCGCGCTGGCCAGCGAATTGTGGCTGGACGGAACGGATGCCACGCAGGCGATCGCCACTCCGACCGCTTTACTACAGGCGATCCGGGCGGCGACGGCCCGCGGCGCCAAGGTTCGCGCAGCCTACGTACCGGACACCGAACTGGGCACCCGGTGGTTCGCCGACAAGGCGGTCTGGGTCCGCGAGGGGGGCGACTACCGCCCGTTCGGCACCGTGGCCGGAGCGCGCCGTTACGCGGCAGCGCATCCGGGCGCCGTGACGGTGAGTTATCGACAAGCACTTGGAGGTTCGTTATGA
- a CDS encoding ABC transporter permease — protein MTAELTDRVTGSVPVPAPVAPRRTPSRWRSRLLRLASVVAAIGLWQLLTAGKVRFWLRFDTLPTVTEIGHALTRRLGAYEYWLDLAQSVLRILTGFGLAAAAGVATGVLLARSRTLADVFGPLTELARPIPAIAVVPVAILLFPTDEAGIVFITFLAAYFPIMVSTRHAVRALPTLWEDSVRTLGGGRWEVLTRVVLPGILPGVFGGLSVGMGVAWICVISAEMISGRLGVGYRTWQNYTVLAYPQVFVGIITIGVLGFATSAAVELVGRRVTRWLPRGEETKR, from the coding sequence ATGACGGCCGAGTTGACGGACCGGGTAACCGGGTCCGTTCCGGTCCCCGCCCCGGTGGCGCCGCGGCGAACCCCCTCTCGGTGGCGCTCGCGCCTGCTGCGGTTGGCGTCGGTCGTCGCCGCGATCGGGCTCTGGCAGCTACTCACCGCCGGCAAGGTGCGGTTCTGGTTGCGGTTCGACACTCTGCCGACCGTCACCGAGATCGGGCACGCGCTGACGCGACGGCTGGGTGCCTACGAGTACTGGCTGGATCTGGCGCAGTCAGTGTTGCGCATCCTGACCGGCTTCGGGCTGGCCGCCGCGGCCGGTGTCGCCACCGGCGTGCTGCTGGCCCGGTCACGCACGTTGGCCGATGTATTCGGCCCGCTGACCGAACTGGCCCGGCCGATCCCCGCGATCGCGGTGGTGCCGGTGGCCATCCTGCTGTTCCCGACCGACGAGGCCGGCATCGTGTTCATCACCTTCCTGGCCGCCTACTTCCCGATCATGGTCAGCACCCGGCACGCCGTGCGGGCACTGCCCACGCTGTGGGAGGACTCGGTCCGCACCCTGGGTGGCGGCCGCTGGGAGGTGCTGACCCGGGTGGTGCTGCCGGGGATCCTGCCGGGTGTCTTCGGGGGCCTGTCGGTCGGGATGGGAGTTGCCTGGATCTGCGTGATCTCCGCCGAGATGATCTCGGGTCGGCTCGGCGTCGGGTACCGCACCTGGCAGAACTACACCGTGCTGGCCTATCCGCAGGTTTTCGTCGGAATCATCACAATCGGCGTGCTGGGGTTCGCGACATCTGCAGCGGTGGAACTGGTGGGCCGCCGGGTCACCCGGTGGCTGCCACGAGGGGAGGAGACCAAACGATGA
- a CDS encoding ABC transporter ATP-binding protein, with protein MTEGMSLELDRVRLSYTGVPVIDGLSLTVRPGEILVLTGPSGCGKSTVLRALAGLLAPDDGRVVADGTIVTGTSGDRGMVFQDNALLPWRSVRSNIELALRLRGEPRGARRTQAQRWISEVGLSGFGDYLPKSLSGGMRQRVQLARGLAGAPRAVMMDEPFGALDTQTRAAMQRLLIDTWRAHPTTVVFVTHDVDEALTLGDRVAVLGHAGRPLRALLDVPEPRTDRSRPALRAEIIAALDYPVAV; from the coding sequence ATGACGGAGGGCATGAGTCTTGAGCTGGACCGGGTCCGGTTGTCCTACACCGGTGTTCCGGTGATCGACGGCCTGAGCCTGACCGTGCGCCCGGGGGAGATCCTGGTGCTCACCGGTCCGTCCGGTTGCGGAAAGTCGACGGTGCTGCGCGCGCTGGCCGGACTTCTGGCACCTGACGACGGACGGGTGGTGGCCGACGGCACGATAGTCACGGGCACCTCCGGTGATCGCGGAATGGTGTTCCAGGACAACGCCCTGCTGCCGTGGCGCTCGGTCCGCTCCAACATCGAGCTGGCGTTGCGGCTGCGTGGTGAGCCGCGTGGGGCCAGGCGTACCCAGGCTCAGCGCTGGATCTCCGAGGTCGGTCTCAGCGGGTTCGGTGACTATCTGCCCAAGAGCCTGTCCGGCGGCATGCGGCAACGGGTGCAGTTGGCCCGCGGCCTGGCCGGGGCGCCCCGGGCGGTCATGATGGACGAGCCGTTCGGAGCGTTGGACACCCAAACCCGCGCTGCCATGCAGCGGTTGCTCATCGACACCTGGCGGGCCCACCCGACTACCGTCGTGTTCGTCACGCATGATGTCGACGAGGCGTTGACGCTCGGGGACCGGGTCGCCGTGTTGGGCCACGCCGGCCGCCCGCTGCGCGCGCTGCTCGACGTGCCGGAGCCACGAACCGATCGGTCGCGCCCGGCGTTGCGTGCGGAAATCATTGCCGCACTAGATTATCCGGTGGCGGTATGA
- a CDS encoding fumarate reductase/succinate dehydrogenase flavoprotein subunit: MMQIPAVEPQLRLDCDVLVIGGGTAGTMAALTAAEHGAQVLLLEKAHVRHSGALAMGMDGVNNAVIPGKAEPEDYVAEITRANDGIVNQHTIYQTATRGFAMVQRLERYGVKFEKDEHGEYAVRRVHRSGSYVLPMPEGKDVKKALYRVLRQRSMREKIRIENRLMPVRVLTEAGRAVGAAALHTRTGEFVAIGAKTVILATGACGRLGLPASGYLYGTYENPTNAGDGYSMAYHAGAELSGIECFQVNPLIKDYNGPACAYVANPFGGYQVNALGERFVDSDYWSGQMMAEVKSEIDSARGPIYLKVSHLPDETLTALENILHSTERPTRGTFHANRGHDYRTHDIEMHISEIGLCSGHSASGVWVDEHARTTVPGLYAAGDLACVPHNYMIGAFVFGDLAGAHAATHATEVAAPQQLPEKQLREAHELIYRPLRHPDGPPQPQVEYKLRRFVNDYVAPPKSATKLSIAVRTFERMREEIALMGAGTPHELMRAVEVSFIRDCAEMAARSSLTRTESRWGLYHDRSDLPARDDAEWGYHLNLRKDPGGDMVFLKRPVAPYFVSVPEFDGLPPLDQSVQPVQQPPLAGARAPGTTRSRIATAAAIDPPSPRIAEVLALEEPEMDDLGPYLADVDAVVRRTAVVTLTEHMPDGYAPALFAALDDDDATVRRAAADGIRELVEVLPDPAGARAHLSSRDTVVRAAAVYVLAARRGGSVAEYRRAREDSDHRVRIEAIRALVSVDDVVGVIAATRDDNREVRIAAAAGLATLGNGASAVSALIGDTDPLVRAAALAALAELGCSEADFASVEQALRAPAWQLRVGAARALGGAGADFAVPRLTEALGDAHLDVRKAAVLSLTRLPGEPAIRDALGIALKDTDADVRAYARRALERVGA, encoded by the coding sequence ATGATGCAGATTCCCGCTGTCGAACCACAACTCCGGCTGGACTGCGACGTGCTGGTCATCGGCGGCGGCACCGCGGGCACCATGGCGGCGCTCACCGCCGCCGAGCACGGTGCGCAAGTGCTGCTGCTGGAAAAGGCGCACGTACGGCATTCCGGCGCACTGGCGATGGGCATGGACGGGGTGAACAACGCCGTGATCCCCGGCAAGGCCGAGCCGGAGGATTACGTCGCCGAGATCACCCGCGCCAACGACGGAATCGTCAACCAGCACACCATCTATCAGACGGCCACCCGCGGGTTCGCAATGGTGCAGCGACTCGAGCGTTACGGCGTCAAGTTCGAAAAAGACGAGCATGGCGAGTACGCGGTGCGCCGGGTGCACCGGTCGGGCTCCTACGTGCTGCCGATGCCGGAGGGCAAGGACGTCAAGAAGGCGCTCTACCGGGTGCTGCGGCAACGCTCGATGCGCGAGAAGATCCGGATCGAGAACCGCCTGATGCCGGTGCGGGTGCTGACGGAGGCGGGCCGGGCGGTCGGTGCGGCCGCGTTACACACCCGCACCGGAGAATTCGTTGCGATCGGGGCCAAGACGGTGATCCTGGCGACGGGAGCGTGCGGACGACTCGGCCTGCCGGCGTCGGGGTACCTGTACGGCACCTACGAGAACCCGACCAACGCCGGCGATGGTTACTCGATGGCCTACCACGCCGGCGCTGAGTTGTCGGGAATCGAGTGCTTCCAGGTCAATCCGCTGATCAAGGACTACAACGGCCCGGCGTGCGCGTATGTGGCCAATCCGTTCGGCGGTTACCAGGTCAACGCCCTCGGCGAGCGGTTCGTCGACTCCGACTACTGGTCGGGACAGATGATGGCCGAGGTCAAGAGCGAGATCGACTCCGCCCGGGGGCCTATCTACCTCAAGGTGTCCCACCTGCCCGACGAGACGCTCACGGCGCTGGAGAACATCCTGCACAGCACTGAGCGGCCCACCCGGGGTACCTTCCACGCCAACCGCGGCCACGACTACCGCACCCACGACATCGAGATGCACATCTCCGAAATCGGTTTGTGCAGTGGACATTCCGCATCCGGCGTCTGGGTGGACGAACATGCCCGCACCACCGTGCCGGGCCTGTATGCGGCGGGCGACCTGGCCTGCGTCCCACACAACTACATGATCGGCGCATTCGTCTTCGGCGATCTCGCCGGTGCCCATGCCGCCACCCACGCTACGGAAGTCGCGGCACCGCAACAGCTTCCGGAGAAGCAGTTGCGCGAGGCGCATGAGCTCATCTACCGGCCGCTGCGCCATCCGGACGGCCCGCCGCAGCCGCAGGTGGAGTACAAGTTGCGGCGCTTCGTCAACGACTACGTGGCCCCCCCGAAGTCCGCGACCAAGTTGTCGATCGCCGTGCGCACCTTCGAAAGGATGCGGGAGGAAATCGCCCTCATGGGTGCCGGCACACCGCACGAGCTGATGCGCGCGGTCGAGGTGTCGTTCATCCGCGACTGCGCGGAGATGGCCGCCCGGTCCTCGCTCACCCGGACCGAATCTCGCTGGGGCCTCTACCACGACCGTTCCGACCTACCGGCCCGCGATGACGCCGAGTGGGGCTATCACCTCAACCTGCGCAAGGATCCCGGCGGAGACATGGTGTTTCTCAAGCGCCCGGTGGCTCCCTACTTCGTGTCGGTGCCGGAGTTCGACGGACTGCCACCGCTGGATCAGAGCGTGCAGCCCGTGCAGCAACCGCCGCTGGCGGGCGCCCGGGCCCCGGGCACTACCCGGTCCCGGATCGCCACCGCCGCCGCCATCGATCCGCCGTCGCCACGCATCGCCGAGGTCCTTGCTCTGGAGGAACCGGAAATGGACGACCTGGGACCCTACCTGGCCGACGTCGATGCGGTCGTGCGGCGAACCGCGGTGGTCACGCTCACCGAGCACATGCCCGACGGATATGCACCCGCATTGTTCGCCGCGTTGGACGACGACGACGCCACCGTGCGCCGTGCCGCTGCCGACGGAATTCGCGAGCTGGTCGAGGTGCTGCCAGATCCGGCAGGCGCCCGCGCACACCTGAGCTCGCGCGACACGGTGGTACGCGCCGCCGCCGTCTATGTGCTGGCGGCGCGCCGGGGCGGTTCCGTCGCGGAATACCGGCGCGCACGAGAGGATTCCGACCACCGCGTGCGTATAGAAGCAATACGCGCACTGGTATCGGTCGACGACGTGGTCGGCGTGATCGCGGCAACTCGTGACGATAACCGGGAAGTCCGTATCGCTGCTGCCGCCGGTCTGGCCACGTTGGGCAACGGCGCGAGCGCGGTCTCTGCGCTGATCGGTGACACCGACCCGTTGGTGCGTGCCGCCGCGCTGGCGGCACTGGCCGAATTAGGCTGCAGTGAAGCCGATTTCGCTTCCGTGGAGCAGGCGCTTCGGGCACCCGCGTGGCAGCTGCGGGTCGGCGCGGCCCGCGCGCTGGGGGGCGCCGGCGCGGACTTCGCGGTGCCGCGATTGACCGAGGCGCTCGGCGACGCACATCTCGACGTGCGAAAGGCGGCTGTCCTGAGCTTGACTCGGCTACCCGGCGAACCAGCCATCCGCGACGCGCTCGGTATCGCGCTGAAGGATACCGACGCCGACGTACGCGCCTACGCCAGGCGGGCGCTGGAGCGGGTAGGCGCGTAA